A single window of Nitrospirae bacterium CG2_30_53_67 DNA harbors:
- a CDS encoding electron transport complex subunit RsxE encodes MKLIQEFTKGLWKENPILRLVLGTCPTLATTTSALNGMGMGLATLAVLIGSNMAVALLRNFIPSKVRIPAFIVLIATFVTVVDLLMNAFSHNLHKSLGLFIPLIVVNCIILGRAEAFASRNTVLYSMIDGLGMGLGFTLALTTLGSIREILGNGTLFGMVLFGKGYLPMIVMILPPGAFLMLGFMMAAMNWMEDRLKIR; translated from the coding sequence ATGAAACTGATTCAGGAATTCACCAAAGGACTCTGGAAGGAAAATCCGATTCTCAGGCTGGTGCTCGGGACATGCCCCACCCTGGCAACCACCACCAGCGCGTTGAACGGCATGGGCATGGGGCTCGCAACTCTTGCGGTGCTCATCGGTTCGAACATGGCTGTGGCCCTCTTGAGAAATTTTATTCCCAGCAAAGTACGGATCCCCGCCTTTATCGTGCTGATCGCCACCTTTGTGACCGTGGTGGACCTTCTCATGAACGCCTTCAGCCATAACCTGCATAAGTCTCTGGGTCTCTTTATCCCTCTGATTGTGGTCAACTGCATCATCCTCGGCCGAGCGGAAGCCTTTGCGTCCAGAAACACCGTCCTCTACTCGATGATCGACGGTCTCGGCATGGGACTCGGCTTCACCCTGGCCCTGACGACCTTGGGAAGCATCCGGGAGATCCTGGGGAACGGGACCCTCTTCGGCATGGTCCTCTTCGGCAAGGGGTATCTCCCCATGATCGTGATGATCCTTCCTCCCGGCGCATTCCTCATGCTCGGCTTTATGATGGCCGCTATGAACTGGATGGAAGACCGGTTGAAGATCCGATAG
- a CDS encoding serine hydroxymethyltransferase (catalyzes the reaction of glycine with 5,10-methylenetetrahydrofolate to form L-serine and tetrahydrofolate) has translation MSLDFLREADPEVADALQNEAIRENEQIVLIASENYVSENVLSVQGSIMTNKYAEGYPGKRYYGGCDYVDRVEDLARERAKEIFGAEHANVQPHSGTSANLAVYLTVLKPGDRILGMSLAHGGHLSHGAAVNVSGQLYEPFTYGVSRETGRIDYDELRQIARSFKPKMIVAGASAYSRTIDFEKFREIADEVGAYLMADIAHIAGLIAAGLHPNPAPYADFVTSTTHKTLRGPRGGLILCKERYAKSIDRMIFPGLQGGPLMHIIAAKAVAFKEAMTPAFKEYQAQIIRNAKAMASEFTEKGYRIVSGGTDNHLMLVDLSGNGMTGDRAEKVLDRTGISLNKNVIPFDTAPPAVTSGIRVGAPIITTRGMKENEARQIVGFIDRVLKNMDHEKVLKEVHEDVRQLCKKFPVYSGRLN, from the coding sequence GTGTCCTTAGATTTTCTACGGGAAGCGGATCCTGAAGTGGCGGATGCCCTGCAAAACGAGGCGATCCGGGAGAATGAACAGATCGTCCTGATCGCCTCGGAGAACTATGTCAGTGAAAACGTGCTTTCCGTTCAGGGCTCGATCATGACCAACAAGTATGCCGAAGGCTATCCCGGAAAGCGGTACTACGGCGGCTGTGATTACGTGGATCGTGTGGAAGATCTGGCCAGGGAACGAGCCAAAGAGATCTTCGGCGCCGAGCATGCGAATGTCCAGCCCCATTCGGGGACATCGGCCAACCTGGCCGTTTATCTCACCGTATTGAAACCGGGCGACAGAATTCTCGGGATGTCGCTCGCCCACGGCGGCCACCTGAGCCACGGCGCCGCGGTCAATGTTTCCGGACAGCTTTACGAGCCCTTCACCTACGGGGTTTCCAGGGAGACGGGCCGGATCGACTACGATGAACTCAGACAGATCGCACGTTCCTTCAAGCCGAAGATGATCGTGGCCGGGGCATCGGCCTATTCCAGGACCATCGACTTTGAAAAGTTCCGAGAGATCGCAGACGAGGTCGGCGCCTACCTGATGGCGGATATCGCCCATATCGCCGGACTCATCGCCGCAGGTCTGCATCCCAACCCCGCACCCTATGCGGATTTCGTCACCAGCACCACCCATAAGACCCTGCGCGGCCCGAGGGGCGGGCTGATCCTCTGCAAAGAGCGGTATGCCAAATCCATAGACCGGATGATCTTCCCGGGACTTCAGGGCGGCCCCCTCATGCATATCATCGCCGCCAAGGCCGTGGCCTTCAAGGAGGCCATGACACCCGCCTTCAAAGAGTACCAGGCACAGATCATCCGGAATGCAAAGGCCATGGCATCGGAATTCACGGAAAAGGGATACCGGATCGTCTCAGGAGGCACGGACAACCATCTGATGCTTGTGGACTTGAGCGGCAACGGGATGACCGGAGACCGGGCGGAGAAGGTCCTCGACCGGACGGGGATCTCCCTGAATAAAAACGTGATCCCCTTCGACACGGCCCCGCCGGCGGTCACCAGCGGGATCCGGGTCGGCGCCCCCATCATCACCACCCGGGGGATGAAGGAAAATGAGGCCCGTCAAATCGTGGGATTCATCGACCGGGTCCTTAAGAACATGGATCATGAAAAAGTTTTGAAGGAGGTTCATGAGGATGTCAGACAGCTCTGCAAGAAGTTCCCTGTCTATAGCGGCAGACTCAATTAG
- a CDS encoding ribose 5-phosphate isomerase B produces MKIAIGADHGGFELKKTLLETLRGLGYPVTDFGCHSTESVDYPDFAEKVARGVSEGLFDRGILICGTGIGMSIAANKFPNVRCALCHNLYTARLSREHNDANILAMGERVIGAGIAREMVKIFLETAFEGGRHMRRVDKIKALDKYSERSCP; encoded by the coding sequence ATGAAAATAGCCATCGGCGCCGATCACGGCGGTTTTGAGTTGAAAAAAACCCTCCTGGAGACCCTGAGAGGACTCGGGTATCCTGTGACGGATTTCGGGTGTCACAGCACGGAGTCCGTGGACTACCCGGATTTTGCCGAAAAGGTGGCTCGGGGCGTCTCCGAAGGGCTCTTTGACCGGGGAATCCTGATCTGCGGGACCGGCATCGGGATGTCCATCGCCGCGAACAAGTTCCCGAATGTCCGGTGCGCCCTCTGCCATAATCTCTATACGGCCCGCCTCTCCAGAGAACATAACGATGCCAACATTCTCGCCATGGGTGAACGGGTGATCGGGGCCGGGATCGCAAGAGAAATGGTCAAGATCTTCCTGGAGACGGCGTTTGAAGGGGGGAGACATATGAGACGCGTGGATAAAATCAAGGCCTTGGATAAATATTCGGAGAGATCGTGTCCTTAG
- a CDS encoding cytidine deaminase → MKRPSWEEYFMDITHMVKSRSTCLRRHIGAVIVKDKNILATGYNGAPSGTRHCLDIGCLREKMNIPSGERHELCRALHAEQNAIIQAAKHGVSIDGADLYCTNLPCLICSKMIINAGIRRIFYEGDYPDPLSREMLMEAGVELIQCQESGTE, encoded by the coding sequence ATGAAACGCCCGTCCTGGGAAGAGTATTTTATGGACATCACCCACATGGTCAAGAGCCGCTCGACCTGCCTTCGAAGGCATATCGGGGCCGTCATCGTGAAGGATAAGAATATCCTGGCCACCGGCTATAACGGCGCGCCGTCCGGGACTCGGCACTGCCTGGATATCGGCTGCCTCAGGGAAAAAATGAACATTCCCTCCGGGGAGCGGCACGAACTCTGCAGGGCCCTGCATGCGGAACAGAACGCCATTATCCAGGCCGCGAAGCACGGGGTCAGCATCGACGGGGCCGACTTGTACTGCACAAACCTCCCCTGTCTCATCTGCTCCAAGATGATCATCAATGCAGGGATCAGGAGAATCTTTTACGAAGGGGACTACCCGGATCCTCTGTCCAGGGAAATGCTCATGGAAGCCGGAGTGGAATTAATTCAATGTCAGGAGAGCGGCACGGAATAA
- a CDS encoding electron transporter RnfC — protein sequence MKTLTFPAGGIHPPEEKRYTEHKAIEDAPLPRRAVVPMQQHIGAPCVPLVKAKDQVLKGQRIGEPKGFVSAPVHAPVSGTVTAVTEMPHPIGREVLSVVIESDGEDRWVPGITETTDFLSLTPDQLKTRIFEAGIVGMGGATFPTHVKLSPPKEKPIDAVIVNGVECEPFLTADHRLMLEYPEEILGGLRILMAVLGVKKGFIGIESNKPDAIEKFEKITASIEAIQVCPLKVKYPQGAEKQLIKAVLGREVPSGGLPMDVGVVVHNVGTAAAVYRAVRFGVPMIERITTVSGPGINSPKNLRVRIGTPFSDIMAFCGGIKGKAGKVLAGGPMMGIAQYTLDVPVIKGTSGILVFREEDLSLSDSNTCIRCGRCLEACPMQINPSLLGIYVEAGEMNELEIHHVLDCIECGCCAFVCPARRPLVHLLRYGKTEVLAGKKK from the coding sequence GTGAAAACATTAACCTTTCCTGCCGGGGGAATACACCCCCCTGAAGAAAAGCGCTATACGGAACACAAGGCTATCGAGGATGCGCCCCTTCCCCGCCGGGCCGTGGTCCCCATGCAGCAGCATATCGGGGCCCCCTGTGTGCCCTTGGTCAAGGCCAAGGACCAGGTCCTCAAGGGACAGCGGATCGGCGAGCCCAAGGGATTTGTCTCCGCGCCGGTCCATGCCCCTGTCTCCGGCACGGTGACCGCCGTCACCGAAATGCCGCATCCCATCGGACGGGAGGTTCTCTCCGTGGTCATCGAATCAGACGGAGAAGACCGCTGGGTCCCGGGGATCACCGAAACCACGGATTTCCTCTCCCTCACACCCGATCAGTTGAAGACCAGGATCTTCGAAGCCGGGATCGTGGGCATGGGCGGAGCCACATTCCCCACGCACGTGAAGCTCTCTCCGCCCAAGGAGAAACCCATTGACGCCGTGATCGTCAACGGCGTGGAATGCGAACCCTTTCTCACGGCCGACCACCGGCTGATGCTCGAATATCCCGAGGAGATCCTGGGGGGATTGCGCATCCTGATGGCCGTCCTTGGAGTCAAGAAGGGGTTCATCGGAATTGAATCGAACAAACCGGATGCGATAGAGAAATTTGAAAAGATCACGGCTTCTATTGAAGCGATCCAGGTCTGCCCCCTGAAGGTCAAGTATCCCCAGGGAGCCGAGAAACAGTTGATCAAGGCCGTGCTCGGGAGAGAGGTCCCCTCCGGAGGTCTCCCCATGGACGTGGGTGTGGTGGTCCACAATGTGGGGACCGCAGCGGCCGTCTATAGGGCGGTCCGGTTCGGGGTTCCCATGATCGAACGGATCACTACGGTCTCCGGGCCCGGAATCAACAGCCCAAAAAATCTGCGGGTGAGGATCGGGACCCCCTTCTCGGATATCATGGCGTTCTGCGGCGGGATCAAGGGGAAGGCCGGAAAGGTCCTTGCCGGAGGCCCCATGATGGGGATCGCGCAATATACCCTGGACGTCCCTGTCATCAAGGGGACATCCGGTATCCTGGTCTTCCGTGAAGAGGACCTCAGTCTCTCGGATTCCAACACCTGCATACGCTGCGGGAGATGCCTGGAGGCATGCCCCATGCAGATCAACCCGAGCCTCCTGGGAATCTATGTGGAGGCCGGAGAAATGAATGAGCTTGAGATCCATCACGTGCTCGACTGCATTGAATGCGGTTGCTGCGCCTTTGTCTGTCCTGCCAGGCGGCCCTTGGTTCATCTGCTTCGCTACGGCAAGACCGAGGTTCTGGCCGGAAAGAAAAAATAG
- a CDS encoding electron transporter RnfD, with protein sequence MVLASSPHITSGETIPYLMTQVILALIPGLLVGIYFFGMDALRVLAITTASAVGFEALIQRLMKKKITIRDRSAAVTGILLAMNLPSGAPWWLCMIGSAFAILICKHLYGGLGYNPFNPALAARVFLLISWPIQMTRWPVPHPAFEHAVDAVTGATPLGRMKESLLMHGNLSGIADIPWMDPFLGYVGGSLGEISALALIVGGLYLIARRVITWHIPAGFLGTVAVTAAIFHQIDPARYASPLFHLVTGGLILGAFFMATDLVTSPVTRRGMVIFGIGCGLITMMIRYWGGYPEGVSFSILLMNAATPLIDRWVKPRIFGTVRGKKARE encoded by the coding sequence ATGGTCCTTGCCTCCTCTCCTCACATCACAAGCGGCGAGACCATTCCATACCTGATGACCCAGGTCATCCTGGCCCTGATCCCCGGGCTCCTCGTTGGAATTTATTTCTTCGGCATGGATGCGCTCCGGGTGCTGGCCATCACCACGGCCTCGGCTGTGGGCTTTGAGGCCCTGATCCAGCGGCTCATGAAGAAGAAAATCACGATTAGGGACCGAAGCGCCGCAGTCACCGGGATCCTCCTTGCGATGAACCTCCCGTCCGGCGCCCCGTGGTGGCTCTGCATGATCGGAAGCGCCTTCGCCATCCTGATCTGCAAGCATCTCTACGGCGGACTCGGCTACAATCCCTTCAACCCGGCCTTGGCGGCCCGTGTCTTTCTCCTCATCTCCTGGCCTATTCAGATGACCCGATGGCCCGTTCCTCACCCTGCATTCGAACACGCGGTTGACGCTGTGACCGGGGCCACCCCTCTGGGAAGAATGAAGGAATCTCTGCTCATGCACGGGAACCTCTCCGGCATAGCCGACATCCCATGGATGGATCCCTTCCTGGGGTACGTGGGGGGAAGCCTCGGGGAAATTTCGGCCCTGGCCTTGATCGTCGGGGGCCTTTACCTGATCGCAAGGCGCGTGATCACCTGGCACATCCCGGCCGGCTTCCTGGGCACGGTGGCCGTCACCGCCGCAATATTTCATCAGATCGACCCGGCAAGGTACGCCTCTCCGCTGTTTCATCTCGTAACCGGAGGGCTGATCCTGGGCGCCTTCTTTATGGCCACGGACCTGGTCACCAGCCCTGTGACGCGCCGGGGGATGGTGATCTTCGGCATCGGATGCGGCCTGATCACCATGATGATCCGGTACTGGGGCGGGTATCCCGAGGGGGTCTCTTTCTCCATCCTCCTCATGAATGCCGCGACCCCTCTGATCGACCGATGGGTGAAACCGAGGATATTCGGAACCGTCCGTGGAAAAAAGGCCCGGGAATAG
- a CDS encoding transcriptional regulator NrdR, translated as MKCPFCGHVEDKVVDSRLRREGDAIRRRRECLSCRRRFTTHERVEDILPMVIKKDNRREPFDRKKIMDGMVRACEKRSVSMDTIEAIVDRIERKFQDRMEKEIRSEEIGEEVMRALHETDDVAYVRFASVYRSFKDLNDFMNELEEILKLREQGKTKTVDNKEAVP; from the coding sequence ATGAAATGTCCTTTTTGCGGCCATGTGGAAGACAAGGTCGTGGACTCGAGACTGAGGCGTGAAGGGGATGCAATCCGGCGGCGGAGGGAGTGCCTTTCCTGCCGGCGGCGATTCACCACCCATGAACGGGTGGAGGACATCCTCCCCATGGTGATCAAGAAAGACAACCGGCGGGAGCCCTTCGACCGGAAAAAGATCATGGACGGCATGGTCAGGGCCTGCGAAAAACGCAGCGTGAGCATGGATACCATCGAGGCCATCGTGGACCGGATTGAGCGGAAATTCCAGGACAGGATGGAAAAAGAGATCCGGAGTGAGGAGATCGGTGAAGAAGTCATGAGAGCGCTCCATGAAACCGATGACGTGGCCTATGTGCGGTTTGCATCCGTCTATCGCTCGTTCAAGGACCTGAATGACTTTATGAATGAGCTGGAAGAAATCCTGAAGCTCCGGGAGCAGGGAAAAACCAAGACCGTGGACAACAAAGAGGCCGTGCCTTGA